From the Micromonospora echinospora genome, the window GACGACGACCGTGAAGGCGTTGGCGGGCAGGTCCAGGTCCAGCCCGTCCAGCACGGTCCGCTCGTCGTAGCCGGCGACCAGGTCGCGGGTGGAGAGCATCACGCCTCCTCGTGGGGATCGACAGGGGGTGTGGCGGGACGTCGGTCACCAGCGGTGCTCACCGCGACCTCCGGTGGCCCCGCAGCAGCATGTAGATCAGGTAGGGGCCGCCGATCGCGGCGGTCAGCACACCGGCCGGCAGCTGGGTCGGCGCGAAGAGCCGCCGGGCCGCCAGGTCGGCCAGCACCAGCAGCAGGGCCCCGAACAGCGCGGAACACAGCAGCGGGGGCCGGTCCGCCCGCACCAGCCGCCGCGCCACCTGCGGCGCGACCAGGGCGACGAAGTCGACCGCGCCGACCTGGGCGGTGACCATCGCGGCGCAGAGCACACCGGTGCCGGCGAGCCCGATCCGGCGGGCCACCGGACGCAGCCCGATGCCCCGGGCGGTGTCGTCGTCCAGCGAGGTGCTGTTCAGTGCCCAGCCGGCCCAGAGCAGCACCGGCAGCAGGACGAGCAGCGTGGCGGCGATCCAGGCGGTCTCCGTCCAGCCCCGGCCGGCGAGCGTGCCGATCAGCCAGACCTGCGCCCGCAGCCCGTCGATCGGGTCGGCGGTGAGCATGACCACCTCGGTCAGCGCCCGCAGGGCGAAGGCGACCGCCACGCCGGCCAGCACGAACCGCTGGGCGGCGAGTCCGTGCCGGGCGCCGAGGGCGAGCACCAGGGCGGCGGCGACCAGGCCGCCGGTCAGCGCCGCCGG encodes:
- a CDS encoding FecCD family ABC transporter permease encodes the protein MTAAAERAGRGSAAPDVTRRLPGRWLLRAGPVGVQVRRRSVLVAAALTALLAVAMLLSLSVGTPYVAAPDVLRALAGAGTPYDLVVLELRLPRLVLAAVAGAAFGVAGTLIQSVSRNPLASPDVIGITQGAGLAATIALTGGAAAVLVAPAALTGGLVAAALVLALGARHGLAAQRFVLAGVAVAFALRALTEVVMLTADPIDGLRAQVWLIGTLAGRGWTETAWIAATLLVLLPVLLWAGWALNSTSLDDDTARGIGLRPVARRIGLAGTGVLCAAMVTAQVGAVDFVALVAPQVARRLVRADRPPLLCSALFGALLLVLADLAARRLFAPTQLPAGVLTAAIGGPYLIYMLLRGHRRSR